In Candidatus Methylopumilus universalis, one DNA window encodes the following:
- the typA gene encoding translational GTPase TypA produces the protein MSRNLRNIAIIAHVDHGKTTLVDKLLQQSGTFAQHQAVTERVMDSNDIEKERGITILAKNTAVNFEGTHINIVDTPGHADFGGEVERVLGMVDGVVLLVDAVEGPMPQTRFVTKKALALGLKPIVVINKVDRPGARPDWVINHTFDLFANLGATDEQLDFPIVYASALNGFATLDMNQKSDTMKPLFETVLKHVSPPEGSRDKPLQLQISALDYSTYTGRLGVGKIKNGVIKSGQSVVVMHGDKQVSQGRINQVLGFKGLERIPVEEAEAGDIVIISGIEEIGIGVTIADTNNPVGLPIMAVDEPTLTMDFMVNTSPLAGTEGKFVTSRQIRDRLTKELLVNVALRVEDTQDADVFRVSGRGELHLTILLENMRREGFEMAVGKPRVVYREINGQKCEPYEVLTVDLEDDTQGAVMEELGRRRGEVQNMESDGNGRTRLEYKIPARGLIGFQGEFMTMTKGTGLMAHVFDEYAPVKPDMPGRRNGVLISAEHGEAVAYALWKLQDRGRMYSSPGDKLYEGMVIGIHSRDNDLIVNPIKGKQLTNVRASGTDEAVRLVPPIQLTLESAVEFIEDDELVEITPKSIRIRKRFLLEHERKRASKE, from the coding sequence ATGTCACGCAATTTAAGAAACATTGCCATCATCGCCCACGTGGACCATGGCAAAACCACCCTCGTCGATAAACTTCTTCAGCAATCAGGCACCTTTGCACAGCATCAGGCAGTGACCGAACGTGTCATGGATTCCAACGATATTGAAAAAGAACGTGGCATCACGATTCTAGCTAAAAATACGGCCGTTAATTTTGAAGGCACCCACATTAATATTGTAGACACCCCAGGACATGCCGACTTCGGCGGTGAAGTCGAGCGCGTATTAGGTATGGTCGATGGTGTGGTGTTACTCGTGGATGCGGTTGAAGGCCCTATGCCCCAAACACGTTTTGTGACTAAAAAAGCATTGGCACTCGGTTTAAAACCCATTGTCGTGATTAACAAAGTAGACCGTCCAGGTGCTCGCCCTGATTGGGTGATTAACCATACCTTCGATTTATTTGCGAACTTAGGTGCGACCGATGAACAGCTCGATTTCCCGATCGTGTATGCATCTGCATTGAATGGTTTTGCAACGCTTGATATGAACCAAAAATCAGACACGATGAAACCGTTATTTGAGACGGTACTCAAACACGTCTCACCTCCAGAGGGAAGTCGCGATAAGCCACTTCAACTCCAAATTTCAGCCCTCGATTATTCAACTTACACCGGCCGTTTGGGTGTGGGTAAAATTAAAAATGGTGTGATCAAGTCAGGCCAATCCGTGGTCGTCATGCATGGCGATAAACAAGTGTCTCAAGGTCGTATCAATCAAGTGTTAGGCTTTAAAGGACTGGAAAGAATTCCGGTTGAAGAAGCTGAAGCGGGTGACATTGTGATTATTTCTGGTATTGAGGAAATTGGTATTGGGGTCACCATTGCTGACACGAATAACCCAGTGGGTCTTCCTATCATGGCCGTGGATGAACCGACACTTACGATGGACTTTATGGTGAACACTTCGCCTCTTGCAGGAACTGAAGGTAAGTTTGTAACGAGCCGACAAATTCGAGATCGTTTAACAAAAGAATTATTAGTCAATGTAGCGTTACGTGTTGAAGATACCCAAGATGCTGATGTATTCCGCGTTTCAGGTCGTGGCGAACTCCACTTAACCATTTTATTAGAAAATATGCGTCGTGAAGGGTTCGAGATGGCTGTAGGTAAACCACGTGTCGTTTATCGTGAAATCAATGGTCAAAAATGTGAGCCTTATGAAGTCTTAACCGTTGACTTGGAAGATGATACACAAGGTGCTGTGATGGAAGAGCTCGGTCGCCGTCGCGGCGAAGTTCAAAACATGGAGTCTGATGGTAACGGACGCACACGTTTAGAATACAAAATTCCTGCACGTGGACTCATTGGTTTCCAAGGTGAATTTATGACGATGACTAAAGGCACAGGGCTTATGGCTCACGTCTTTGATGAATACGCACCCGTCAAACCTGATATGCCAGGACGTCGAAATGGTGTGTTGATTTCAGCCGAGCATGGTGAAGCAGTGGCCTATGCTTTATGGAAGCTTCAAGATCGTGGTCGCATGTATTCAAGTCCGGGTGATAAATTGTATGAAGGTATGGTGATTGGTATCCATTCTAGAGACAACGACCTAATTGTGAATCCGATTAAAGGTAAACAACTCACAAACGTGCGTGCATCAGGTACAGATGAAGCGGTGAGGCTCGTTCCACCTATACAACTTACTTTAGAATCCGCGGTCGAATTTATTGAGGATGATGAGTTGGTTGAAATTACACCTAAATCGATTCGTATTCGAAAACGTTTCTTGCTTGAACACGAACGTAAACGCGCATCTAAAGAATAA
- a CDS encoding nitroreductase family protein yields MHVNEAIQLRRSIKHYDPKHVMTKVEINTLLSNAILSPTAFNIQNWRFVVVTDQALRQKIREVSWGQAQVEEASILIVLVADLMAWNREPARYWKDAPKPVQDYLVPAIQQYYQNKPEVQRDEAMRSCGMAAMNLMLTAKSMGYDTCPMDGFDFDKVSKLLNLPNDHIPAMFVCVGKGIKEAMPRGGQLPLDDVVIQNQFK; encoded by the coding sequence ATGCATGTGAATGAAGCTATCCAATTAAGACGATCCATCAAACATTACGATCCAAAGCATGTCATGACAAAAGTTGAGATTAACACTCTTTTATCGAATGCTATATTGTCGCCCACTGCTTTTAATATCCAAAATTGGCGGTTTGTAGTGGTGACAGATCAGGCCTTACGTCAAAAAATTCGTGAAGTCAGCTGGGGTCAAGCGCAAGTTGAGGAGGCTTCGATTCTTATTGTTTTAGTAGCTGATTTAATGGCTTGGAATAGAGAGCCTGCTCGTTACTGGAAAGATGCGCCGAAACCAGTTCAAGATTACTTGGTACCAGCTATTCAGCAGTATTATCAAAACAAACCAGAAGTGCAACGCGATGAAGCGATGCGCTCTTGCGGCATGGCTGCTATGAATTTAATGCTTACAGCTAAGTCGATGGGTTATGATACCTGCCCTATGGATGGCTTTGATTTTGATAAAGTTAGCAAGTTATTAAACCTGCCAAATGATCATATCCCAGCCATGTTTGTCTGTGTCGGTAAAGGTATTAAAGAAGCCATGCCGCGAGGTGGTCAGCTTCCACTCGATGACGTTGTGATTCAAAACCAATTCAAATAA
- a CDS encoding group II truncated hemoglobin yields the protein MSQPSASTPQTLYDLLGGEPEATHKIREIVEAFYDVMDSDEKAKTIRLMHPEDLTSSREKLFMFLSGWTGGPQLYIERYGHPFLRRRHLPFKIGEDERDQWIYCMTKGMLNLKMEEEKIKALLNALYPIADFMRNQ from the coding sequence ATGTCTCAACCCTCAGCGTCAACTCCTCAAACACTATATGATTTATTAGGTGGTGAGCCAGAAGCTACGCACAAAATTCGCGAAATCGTCGAAGCATTTTACGATGTGATGGATAGTGATGAAAAGGCAAAAACCATTCGCCTCATGCATCCGGAAGATTTAACTTCATCCCGCGAAAAACTTTTTATGTTTTTAAGTGGTTGGACAGGTGGACCACAACTTTATATTGAGCGTTATGGACACCCCTTCTTAAGACGTCGTCATCTACCTTTTAAAATAGGGGAAGACGAGCGTGATCAATGGATTTATTGTATGACAAAGGGCATGCTTAATTTAAAGATGGAAGAGGAAAAAATAAAAGCGCTTTTGAATGCGCTTTATCCCATCGCTGACTTCATGCGAAATCAGTAA
- the purT gene encoding formate-dependent phosphoribosylglycinamide formyltransferase, with protein sequence MKIGTPLSPNATRVMLLGSGELGKEVIIALQRLGVEVIAVDRYENAPGHQVAHRSHVIDMTNSDTLLNLVKLEKPHYIVPEIEAINTDVLAQIEKSGDAIVIPTVNAVQLTMNREGIRNLAANQLKLPTSPFAFAKSLDELQKAIDSGIGYPCFVKPTMSSSGKGQSRITDASKVKDAWDYAASAGRVNKGVVIVEGQIDFDYEITLLTVRAQNEKGDIETYFCEPIGHKQEQGDYVESWQPQSMHEVALKKAREIAKKITDALGGLGLFGVELFIKDDQVWFSEVSPRPHDTGMVTMASQRQNEFELHARAILGLPVNTSLSRPSASAVIYGNHDADGIHFENIEKALGVPESDLRLFGKPTSFKRRRMGVALASADNVSEARTRAQKVASFVKTSV encoded by the coding sequence ATGAAGATCGGTACCCCCTTATCCCCAAATGCCACGCGTGTCATGCTTCTTGGAAGTGGTGAACTTGGTAAAGAAGTGATTATTGCATTGCAGCGTTTAGGTGTGGAAGTCATTGCGGTGGACCGTTATGAAAATGCCCCGGGACATCAGGTTGCGCATCGTTCTCATGTCATTGATATGACGAACAGTGATACCCTCTTAAATTTAGTCAAACTAGAAAAGCCCCATTATATTGTTCCTGAAATTGAAGCGATCAATACTGACGTGTTAGCTCAAATCGAAAAAAGTGGCGATGCGATTGTGATTCCTACAGTCAATGCCGTGCAACTCACCATGAATCGTGAAGGTATTCGTAATTTAGCGGCAAATCAATTAAAACTCCCTACGTCCCCATTTGCATTTGCTAAAAGTTTAGACGAATTACAAAAAGCAATTGATAGTGGCATTGGTTATCCATGCTTTGTAAAACCCACGATGTCATCTTCCGGTAAAGGTCAGTCACGGATCACTGATGCATCAAAAGTCAAAGACGCATGGGATTACGCAGCCTCTGCAGGACGGGTCAATAAAGGTGTGGTGATTGTAGAAGGCCAAATCGATTTTGATTATGAAATTACGCTACTGACTGTTAGAGCCCAAAACGAAAAGGGTGACATCGAAACATATTTCTGTGAGCCGATTGGTCACAAACAAGAGCAGGGGGATTATGTGGAGAGTTGGCAACCGCAATCTATGCATGAAGTGGCATTAAAAAAAGCTCGCGAGATTGCTAAAAAAATTACGGACGCCTTAGGTGGCTTAGGCTTATTTGGTGTGGAGCTCTTTATTAAAGATGACCAAGTATGGTTTTCAGAAGTAAGTCCAAGGCCACATGATACGGGTATGGTGACTATGGCGAGCCAACGTCAGAATGAATTTGAATTGCACGCGCGTGCCATTTTAGGTTTACCTGTCAATACAAGTTTATCCAGACCTTCTGCAAGCGCTGTCATTTATGGCAATCACGATGCCGATGGTATTCATTTTGAAAATATTGAAAAAGCATTAGGAGTTCCAGAATCAGATCTAAGACTCTTTGGTAAGCCCACTTCATTTAAGCGTCGACGCATGGGTGTGGCTTTAGCATCTGCAGACAATGTGAGTGAAGCAAGAACGCGAGCCCAAAAAGTAGCATCCTTCGTTAAAACATCCGTTTAA
- a CDS encoding GreA/GreB family elongation factor — MSRAFVKENDLEHAGIDIPERPISDEPNYVTPRGLNLLNQAIDDLEKEREALNDKKDDPMVRQKVAVIERDMRYFAARIESAILTNPKEESPSHVLFGTKVTAEDEEGDLLTFEIVGEDEANIHEGRVSYLSPLAEALLGGAIGDEVLWEKPLGNSYLTIQKISY; from the coding sequence ATGAGTCGCGCATTTGTCAAAGAAAATGATTTAGAGCATGCAGGGATTGACATTCCTGAAAGACCCATAAGTGATGAGCCTAATTATGTGACACCCCGTGGATTGAATCTTCTGAATCAAGCCATCGATGATTTGGAAAAAGAACGTGAAGCTTTAAATGATAAAAAAGATGATCCAATGGTGAGACAAAAAGTAGCTGTGATTGAACGTGATATGCGTTACTTTGCAGCACGCATTGAATCAGCGATTTTAACGAATCCTAAAGAAGAAAGTCCCTCTCATGTTTTATTTGGCACGAAAGTGACAGCGGAAGATGAGGAAGGAGATTTGCTCACCTTCGAAATTGTCGGTGAAGATGAAGCCAATATTCATGAAGGTCGTGTGAGCTATCTATCTCCTTTAGCTGAAGCGCTTCTTGGTGGGGCAATTGGGGATGAGGTCTTGTGGGAAAAGCCTTTAGGCAACAGTTATCTTACGATTCAAAAAATCAGCTATTAA
- a CDS encoding glycosyltransferase family 9 protein: MNILIIRRDNIGDLLCTTPLLRGLKDQLKVSRLDVVTNSYVAPVLKGSHLIDSLYIYHKLKHGHISFLNAAFERFRLIFNLRKYHYDYILAFDHRALNLTRYLRKTKVLTPIQDWADQTEVERAWELGQRIGLKGVPGPLALSLYSSSSDIKNTQILGIHISARRVRQQYPVAQWIKLIRALHDLDTKLTFHIFWSPGDSKSPMHPGDDDKAIILKEELKDLPVNFMPTPTLESLIKSIQTCGSMIMVDGGAMHIAAALNRPIVALFGDSNPKRWRPWGVPYKILQKNTEHVKDIEPSKIIDAWLNLINSTSTHKNTI; the protein is encoded by the coding sequence TTGAATATCCTTATTATTAGACGCGATAATATTGGTGATTTATTATGCACAACACCGTTATTACGAGGATTAAAAGATCAGTTGAAAGTCAGCCGACTTGATGTGGTCACAAATTCTTATGTGGCTCCTGTTTTAAAAGGTAGCCATCTCATTGATAGTCTTTATATCTACCACAAATTAAAGCACGGTCACATCAGTTTTCTAAATGCAGCATTTGAAAGGTTTCGCCTAATTTTCAATTTGAGAAAATATCATTACGATTATATTTTGGCATTTGATCACCGCGCCCTAAATTTAACGCGTTATTTAAGAAAAACTAAAGTACTAACGCCAATTCAAGATTGGGCCGATCAAACTGAAGTTGAAAGAGCCTGGGAATTAGGCCAAAGAATTGGCTTAAAAGGGGTGCCAGGCCCTCTAGCATTATCACTTTATTCCTCATCTTCGGATATAAAAAATACCCAAATTCTAGGGATTCATATCAGCGCTCGGCGTGTCCGACAGCAATACCCTGTCGCGCAATGGATTAAGCTTATTCGAGCACTTCATGATTTAGACACTAAACTTACCTTTCATATTTTTTGGTCGCCAGGAGATTCAAAAAGTCCTATGCATCCTGGAGATGATGACAAGGCTATAATTTTAAAAGAAGAACTTAAAGATTTGCCTGTTAATTTTATGCCGACACCCACTCTTGAGTCTTTAATTAAAAGCATCCAAACATGTGGCAGCATGATTATGGTGGATGGAGGTGCAATGCATATTGCTGCTGCATTAAATCGACCTATCGTTGCTTTATTTGGGGATTCTAATCCGAAAAGATGGCGCCCGTGGGGGGTGCCTTATAAAATATTACAAAAAAATACAGAGCATGTAAAAGACATCGAACCTTCAAAAATTATCGATGCATGGCTAAATCTAATAAATTCAACTTCTACTCATAAAAATACAATTTAA
- a CDS encoding DEAD/DEAH box helicase, translated as MSFESLNLDPQILRALSSVGYSTPTPIQAKSIPVIMEGHDLMASAQTGTGKTAAFILPALNLLATPHPVKDRGPRILVLTPTRELAAQINEAARKYGTFIKAKTTSIVGGMPYPLQNKLLSQPLDILIATPGRLLDHMERGRINLSRLQMLVLDEADRMLDMGFIPDVKKICAAINTKHQTLLFSATLDGQISKIAKDLLTNPKTIEISHSKEKHENITQNMYFVDNLNHKNKLLEHLLIQPGVKQTIIFTSTKRHADLLADELYNAGHKTGALHGDMTQGARNRTLTKFRHGDISVLVATDVAARGIDVDGITHVINYDLPKFAEDYVHRIGRTGRAKKEGVAISFVAPMDGKALRDIEKYTGHKIDAKVMAGFEPKVQSRDQLGEERKSKSRGGKRSFGDKKSFGDRKPFGEKKSFGDRSSSERKSFGDKKPYSDRPSFGEKKSFGDKKPFSDKKPFRKDFGATDAPRRDSEPRTPRSPFEKKAVEKRLFGKTSDKKPSFSRADADKKSFGDKKTFGEKKSFGDRKPSDRKVSDRKPAAKRESAPKTFAKKPSTIRTFRASDSKSEAPKRKSRV; from the coding sequence TTGTCTTTTGAATCATTAAACCTCGACCCACAAATCCTGCGCGCTTTAAGTAGCGTAGGCTATTCTACCCCCACCCCTATTCAAGCTAAATCTATCCCTGTGATTATGGAAGGTCATGATCTCATGGCATCTGCACAAACAGGGACAGGAAAAACAGCGGCATTTATTTTGCCAGCATTAAATTTATTAGCCACACCGCATCCTGTAAAAGATCGTGGTCCACGTATTTTGGTACTCACTCCAACGCGTGAATTGGCAGCGCAAATTAATGAAGCCGCACGTAAGTACGGCACATTTATTAAAGCTAAAACAACCAGTATCGTGGGCGGCATGCCTTACCCATTACAGAATAAATTATTGTCACAACCGCTCGATATTTTAATCGCGACTCCTGGTCGACTTCTAGATCACATGGAGCGCGGTCGTATTAACTTGTCACGACTACAAATGTTAGTCTTAGACGAAGCTGATCGTATGCTTGATATGGGATTTATTCCTGACGTTAAAAAAATATGTGCGGCCATTAATACCAAACACCAGACCTTATTATTCTCAGCCACATTAGATGGTCAGATTAGTAAAATCGCAAAAGATCTTTTAACTAATCCTAAAACCATTGAGATATCACACTCTAAAGAAAAACATGAAAATATTACGCAAAATATGTATTTCGTGGATAACTTAAACCACAAAAATAAATTACTCGAACACTTGCTCATTCAACCCGGTGTCAAACAAACGATTATCTTTACCTCGACTAAACGTCATGCAGATTTATTAGCTGATGAGCTCTATAACGCAGGTCACAAGACAGGGGCACTTCATGGTGACATGACGCAAGGGGCTCGTAATCGAACACTGACTAAATTTAGACATGGCGATATCAGTGTATTAGTGGCAACAGATGTCGCAGCACGCGGTATTGACGTCGATGGTATTACACACGTGATCAATTATGACCTCCCTAAATTTGCAGAAGACTATGTGCATCGTATTGGTCGAACAGGTCGAGCTAAAAAAGAAGGTGTCGCAATTTCATTTGTGGCTCCTATGGATGGCAAAGCACTCCGTGATATTGAAAAATATACAGGCCACAAAATTGATGCAAAAGTGATGGCAGGATTTGAACCTAAGGTTCAATCACGTGACCAATTAGGCGAAGAAAGAAAATCTAAATCACGCGGTGGTAAACGTAGCTTCGGAGATAAGAAATCTTTTGGCGACAGAAAGCCTTTTGGTGAAAAAAAATCTTTTGGGGATAGAAGTTCTAGCGAACGAAAATCATTCGGTGATAAAAAGCCATATAGTGATAGACCATCTTTTGGAGAAAAGAAATCCTTTGGAGATAAAAAACCTTTTAGTGATAAAAAACCATTTAGAAAAGATTTTGGTGCGACAGATGCACCTAGACGCGATAGTGAACCTAGAACGCCCAGAAGTCCTTTTGAGAAAAAAGCTGTTGAAAAAAGACTATTCGGAAAAACATCGGACAAAAAGCCTAGCTTCAGTCGAGCAGATGCAGATAAAAAATCATTTGGCGATAAAAAGACTTTCGGTGAAAAAAAATCATTTGGTGATAGAAAACCAAGTGACAGAAAAGTAAGTGATCGAAAGCCAGCTGCCAAACGTGAATCTGCGCCAAAAACATTTGCTAAAAAACCATCTACGATTAGAACATTTAGAGCTTCCGATTCAAAATCAGAAGCACCAAAACGTAAATCACGCGTTTAA
- a CDS encoding ABC-F family ATPase yields the protein MLISNNITIQFGAKPLFENVSVKFGDGNRYGLIGANGCGKSTFMKILAGVLEPTSGNVALDKNERMSWLKQDQFAYEDQRVLDVVMMGHEEMWKANEEKNAIYMNPDATEEDYMKAAELEGVYAEFDGYTAEARAGELLIGVGIPIEQHQGPMSAIAPGFKLRVLLTQAIFSNPDILLLDEPTNNLDIHTIQWLEDTLNNRNSTMIIISHDRHFLNQVCTHMADMDYAKLTVYPGNYDNYMEASTMSRAQKLKDNEKAKEQIAELQEFVRRFSANASKARQATSRAKQIDKIKVEEFVPSSRQYPYIRFDYDDREKLHRQAVEIKSLTHGFDHDLFKNFNLLVEAGERVAIIGENGIGKTTFLRCLVGSLKPKHGEIKWAEKAKIGYFAQDHASDFEKDVTLFDWMKDCAQSGEDDQAIRSILGRLLFSGEDTKKSVKVLSGGEQGRMLFGKLMLAKSNVLLMDEPTNHMDMESIESLNTALDKYKGTLFFISHDREFVSTIATRILEIKEDRIIDFSGNYEDYLLTQVATS from the coding sequence GTGCTTATCAGTAACAACATCACCATACAGTTTGGTGCAAAACCTCTTTTTGAGAATGTCTCAGTCAAATTCGGTGACGGCAATCGTTATGGGCTAATCGGTGCTAATGGATGCGGTAAATCTACTTTCATGAAAATTCTTGCGGGTGTTCTAGAGCCCACTTCAGGTAATGTGGCTTTAGATAAAAATGAACGTATGTCATGGCTTAAGCAGGATCAGTTTGCTTATGAAGATCAGCGCGTATTGGATGTGGTGATGATGGGCCATGAAGAAATGTGGAAAGCCAATGAAGAAAAAAATGCGATCTACATGAATCCGGATGCGACTGAAGAGGATTATATGAAAGCTGCAGAACTTGAAGGTGTTTATGCAGAGTTTGATGGATATACAGCGGAAGCTCGAGCGGGAGAATTATTGATAGGCGTAGGCATCCCCATTGAGCAACATCAAGGCCCAATGAGCGCTATTGCGCCTGGTTTTAAATTACGTGTTCTATTAACACAAGCCATTTTTTCAAACCCAGATATTTTGTTACTTGATGAGCCGACCAATAACCTAGATATTCATACTATTCAATGGTTGGAAGATACATTGAATAATCGTAATTCCACCATGATTATTATTTCGCATGATCGCCATTTTTTAAATCAAGTATGCACGCACATGGCTGATATGGATTATGCAAAACTTACTGTATACCCAGGTAATTATGATAATTACATGGAAGCCTCCACCATGTCTCGCGCGCAGAAACTAAAAGATAATGAAAAGGCCAAAGAACAAATTGCTGAGCTCCAAGAGTTCGTTCGCCGCTTTTCAGCAAACGCTTCAAAAGCAAGACAAGCTACAAGCCGAGCTAAACAAATCGACAAAATTAAAGTGGAAGAATTTGTACCTTCGAGCCGTCAATATCCTTATATTCGTTTTGACTATGACGACCGAGAAAAGCTTCATCGTCAAGCAGTTGAGATTAAAAGTCTCACACATGGTTTTGATCATGATTTATTTAAAAACTTTAATTTACTTGTTGAAGCAGGAGAACGTGTTGCGATTATTGGTGAAAACGGAATTGGTAAAACAACATTTTTACGATGTTTAGTAGGCAGTCTTAAACCTAAGCACGGTGAAATTAAGTGGGCCGAAAAAGCTAAGATTGGTTATTTCGCTCAAGACCACGCAAGTGATTTTGAAAAAGATGTCACACTTTTTGATTGGATGAAAGATTGCGCACAGTCAGGTGAGGATGATCAAGCGATACGAAGTATCTTAGGCAGGCTTTTATTTTCAGGAGAAGATACTAAAAAGTCAGTCAAAGTATTATCAGGCGGTGAACAAGGTCGCATGCTTTTCGGCAAACTGATGCTCGCAAAATCAAATGTGCTGCTTATGGACGAGCCCACCAATCATATGGACATGGAGTCTATTGAGTCCCTTAATACAGCGCTTGATAAATATAAAGGTACCCTCTTCTTCATCAGTCATGATCGCGAATTTGTGAGTACGATTGCCACTCGCATTTTAGAAATCAAAGAAGATCGTATTATTGACTTCTCTGGTAATTATGAAGATTACTTACTGACTCAAGTGGCTACAAGTTAA
- a CDS encoding glycosyltransferase family 9 protein produces the protein MNRHIKKYYFYLLARCLCLFGFYDRSLPYYSKVIQFRTFFLDVQFQYMHAYEKSSKSCYLEIHGGIGDFLQHLPFMMKHPKENYVVVTHFSKAKEFFRVLKISVNKIYYYESGEQHRAIKNKLKKQKDSYVCPRELFFKKEPFSQTALSQFKIKPVIGFHMSTSNQTGGQLDNKFSLKLISTLLDQKMTVVLFGTQNELKTLHLGSHPNLIFASHKNIISNLAVVKYCDLLIGAESAFKTMSSMSNIPTLVFHADNNNHFRDRVFINPYIKAGVMTVYKYQALEKEIDQAIDFALRIIYKLKLHVLGLKN, from the coding sequence ATGAATCGCCATATTAAAAAATATTATTTTTATTTGCTAGCAAGATGCTTATGTCTGTTTGGTTTTTATGACAGATCACTCCCTTATTATTCAAAAGTTATTCAATTCAGAACCTTCTTTCTTGATGTGCAATTTCAATATATGCATGCTTATGAAAAAAGTTCTAAGTCCTGTTATTTAGAAATCCATGGCGGTATTGGCGATTTCTTGCAGCACCTTCCATTTATGATGAAACACCCAAAAGAGAATTATGTTGTGGTAACACATTTTTCAAAAGCCAAAGAATTCTTTCGGGTATTAAAAATTAGCGTAAATAAAATTTACTATTATGAGAGTGGTGAGCAGCATCGTGCCATTAAAAATAAATTAAAAAAACAGAAGGATTCCTATGTGTGTCCGAGGGAGCTTTTCTTTAAAAAGGAACCCTTTAGCCAAACAGCTCTTTCGCAATTTAAGATAAAGCCAGTGATTGGATTTCATATGAGTACAAGTAATCAAACAGGCGGACAGCTAGATAATAAATTTTCACTTAAGCTTATCAGTACACTTTTAGATCAAAAAATGACTGTGGTTCTATTTGGAACACAAAATGAACTAAAAACACTTCATCTTGGTTCTCATCCAAATCTTATTTTTGCTTCACACAAAAATATTATTTCTAATTTGGCCGTTGTTAAATATTGTGATCTTTTAATTGGTGCAGAAAGTGCCTTTAAGACAATGTCATCAATGTCAAATATTCCCACTCTTGTTTTCCATGCAGATAATAATAATCATTTTCGAGATCGTGTTTTTATCAATCCTTATATTAAAGCGGGTGTGATGACTGTTTATAAGTATCAAGCTTTAGAAAAAGAAATTGATCAAGCTATTGATTTTGCATTACGTATTATTTACAAATTGAAATTACATGTTTTAGGATTGAAAAATTAA
- a CDS encoding glycosyltransferase family 9 protein, with protein MTSAISALSQSYRYVDIVCLPESAAIFKMHPRVRHVFVIPRHLKGLRKVMAYFKFYQQISANSYDLLAHFSNDWRGAILARFSDAILSVGRKTHRRGRFWHQSFDVLTESLDDIRPIAEQDVDLLRAVGLYGQFKAPSYLVKPSAKQKLKIKNWLSKKSITSNKKLVVIHAPSRWKFKELPIATWANVIDALLDMKYEVVLCGSKDDLLTNQAIHASCRMKPTITHNFSLEDTAALYSLAHLVLTIDSMSTHLASATQTPVISIFGPSNEKNWGPWGGKHRVIALTAENSPTFACRPCGQDGCEGTKVSQCLIQMRPSMIIQEALSMLR; from the coding sequence TTGACGTCCGCTATATCCGCACTTTCTCAAAGCTATCGTTATGTTGATATTGTGTGTTTGCCTGAAAGTGCAGCTATTTTTAAAATGCATCCTCGCGTAAGGCACGTATTTGTGATTCCACGACATCTAAAAGGGCTTAGAAAAGTCATGGCTTACTTTAAATTCTATCAACAGATTTCAGCAAACTCTTATGATTTATTGGCGCACTTTTCAAATGATTGGCGCGGTGCAATACTTGCGCGTTTTTCAGATGCCATATTGAGTGTAGGTCGGAAAACGCATCGTCGAGGTCGTTTCTGGCATCAATCGTTTGATGTCTTAACCGAAAGTTTAGATGATATACGGCCGATCGCCGAGCAAGATGTTGATTTATTAAGGGCTGTGGGTCTTTATGGTCAATTTAAAGCACCATCCTATCTCGTCAAGCCTTCAGCAAAACAAAAATTAAAAATTAAAAACTGGCTTTCTAAAAAATCTATTACTTCAAATAAAAAGCTTGTGGTGATTCATGCACCTTCACGTTGGAAATTTAAAGAGCTGCCGATTGCAACCTGGGCTAATGTCATTGACGCGCTTCTGGATATGAAATATGAAGTGGTGTTATGTGGGTCAAAAGATGATCTTTTAACTAACCAAGCTATTCACGCATCTTGCAGAATGAAGCCTACTATCACTCATAACTTTTCACTAGAGGATACAGCAGCACTTTATAGCCTGGCTCATCTTGTATTAACGATTGATAGCATGTCCACACATCTCGCAAGTGCAACGCAAACACCTGTGATCAGTATCTTTGGACCCAGCAATGAAAAAAATTGGGGACCTTGGGGAGGGAAACATCGTGTGATTGCTTTAACAGCTGAGAATTCACCCACTTTTGCATGCAGACCTTGCGGTCAAGATGGATGCGAGGGTACTAAAGTAAGTCAATGCTTAATTCAAATGAGGCCTTCTATGATTATCCAGGAAGCATTAAGTATGCTTCGCTAA